In the genome of Ammospiza nelsoni isolate bAmmNel1 chromosome 28, bAmmNel1.pri, whole genome shotgun sequence, the window gcagcctgggctagtggaaggtgtccttgcccatgacAGGGGGATGCAATTGCATGGTCTTTACAGTCCTGTCCAATCCCAGCCACCCTGTGActgtggaaggcagaggccCTGATATTGAAGCAGTTTTTGCTTCACAATTTTTGAAAGCCCTATCAAGTGTCCTCACTGGTCACATCTGTAGTGTTCCCGTTTTCTCCTTGTCCTCTCAGCAGAGTGGCTGCAGAGACAATGTGTTTGGATAAGTCAGACCACGTGGCCTGAAGCAGGGACATGTGCAGAGGATCATAAAAGCCACTGGAGGGAATTGGTGGTTCTCAGTGGCTGGAAATAGGGAAGAATAATGTTGGAAGTGAGGAGCTGTGCTTTCTAAAAACTAATTCTGTTGTGTAAGACAGCACTGGAAAGTTGCCAGGCTTTCCAAGGGCAATTAACTGTTAGTTGCTAAAACTGATGAAAGTAGTAACTGATGAAAGCTTTTGCTCTGGAAGTTACTAGAAGAGGCTTAGCGATTGGAAAGCTTTGCCCGTTATTGAgatgtgcagggacagggcttggaCTTGATGATGCTTTTGGGTGCCTTTCAACTCAGGATGTTTCATGATTCTGTCAAAGGGAGTGGTACTGGCAGGGCTTTGAAAGGGGACAAGATCGTGAACTTTTCTTCCATGGCTGTAGATTTGGGACAGTGCTGTGTCTCACAAGCAAGTGTTCAGAGATTTCAAATGATCAGTGACATTccatttctttgtgtttctaGATGAAGCTCCCGCTTCTTGCTGTGTTTGCTCTGGTGTCTGTGGCTCACTGTGAGGATGGTGCCAGGCTCCTGGCCTCCAAATCCCTGTTAAACAGATATGCAGTGGAGGGCAAGGACTTGACTTTGCAGTACAACATCTACAATGTTGGCTCCAGGTAAGCTCTGTCCAGGCTTCAGTACTGACCACGAGCAAATGTTctctgtgtggctgcagggTTGGCAAGGCAATTTCTGAGCTCCATGATGTGCTATTGCTTTTTGCTCCCTCTAACTCTGAGCTTTCGAGCACTGCCTGAAGGATTGACCCTGAAATTTTCCtattccttcctcttccctgctTTCACCTCATGGCTGCTGAAGCTGTCAGTCCAGCATGATATAGTTCCTGTGGTGTCCTGTGACACTGTGTTCCCCACGCATGCAGCTCTCTTTCTTGGCTTTGTAAGctgtttttcacatttattctttttaatgaaaattcctttttgctATTAGGATTAACTCAGGACCTGTCAAAGATAAAACAGAACTTCCACCATGCTGGTAAAAAGCGTCATTTGCAGAATAAAAAGCTGACTGAAAAAATGCAGGACACTATTAAAGGGCTTTGAGATtttggtttttgattttttttttaaggcagaaTAATGCATACTGAGTGCAGTACTGCTAATAGAAGAATATATGGTGCTGTAATGTTGAATTGATACAACACTAATGAGATCCTGTAATTTTATATGTGGGATTTGGTTATTATTTAGGCCAGCATGTGTATCCATGGGATGGTATCTGAAGTTCAGCAAACTGCCAAATTGTGTTGTGGAAAAATGGTGGTTTTCCTGTCCTTGTGTTTGTTTCTCTCAGCTTTGCCTTCCTCCCTCTGCAGTCTCCCTGTAAGATACCTCAACTCTCCTCCCTGTCTTCTACTGGTGACATTTTATCTCTGAAAAACCAATTCTTCGATTTGGTCAAGATGGAAGTGTGAGTGCACTTTGCTGCAGAGCCTATGAGCAGATGGCAAAGCATAAGATTCCTGTCTCATCCTTCTCTTTGTTGTGTTCAGTGCTGCCCTAGACGTGGAGCTGTCGGATGATTCTTTCCCCCCAGAAGATTGTGGCATTGTCTCTGGCATGCTTAAGGTCAAGTGGGACAGAATTGCTCCGTATCTTTTCATGCTTTGAAATTTCTTCCCACTCTCTTTCTTGCCCCTGAGTATCCTGCAGCTTCATCCTATCTTCATCTGCTGTCCCTGAAATTCCTTCCAGAGCCTGGACAGGGTGCCAGATCCAAACCcccctcttctggatggtgCAGTGTAAAAACAAAGTTCCTTGCAGACAGGACTAGGTCCCGGGGTAGTTCCTCTGCctgtggaggagcagctgggtcaGGCTTGGGTGGGTCTGGCTGTCTATGACCACGAGCACTCAGATCTGTTAGCAGCACTGACTTGTTCACCTGGCTCCTGGTTGCTCGTTCACATCTCCTCACTTTTCTTCCTGGGCTGAAATATAACAGTGTTCCTTAACgtccagctcccagagccagcaACCTGTCCCACACCGTGGTTCTACGGCCTCTAAAGGCTGGGTACTTCAACTTCACCTCTGCCACCATCACGTACCTGGCACAGGAGGGTGCCCAGGTGGTGGTAAGTGCCTGATTTATGGGATCCCTGCAGACACACCTGACcgtgctcccagagctgcgtggTTGCAGCGATGCATGTCTGTGTTGCTCTCACCCTGGCCAGTTCTGGAGCAAGCAGGAAAGGTGGCAAAGCCTGTCTTTTCCGTGCCTTTTCCAGGTTGGCTTCACCAGtgctcctgggcagggaggaatCCTGGCCTAGCGTGACTTCGACAGGAGGTTCTCACCTCACTTTGTGAGTACCTTTCAATTGACAGTGGAAAagtgcagcaggcagctgcagcccagtgtGGTGGCTTCCTGCTTGCACATCATGTCTGTGGCTTGCTCTGCAGTCACCTGGAGAGctccagagggagctggagttggTTCCTGTCAGTTCTCCAGAGAACTGTCACACTCAGCGGCTTAgtttccatcccagctccctgtgtgaAGGAGCTGCACTGTGGCATTTGAGGCAGAAAATCTGAGAGTAGACTCTTAGAATCTcctaggctggaagagacccacaaggattgtggagtccaactcctggctctgcagaggacAACCCCAGGAATCGCAATCATGTGCCTGTCAGCCCTATCCAAACTCCTTGAGCTCGTGTCAAGCTcggtgctgtgaccactttcctggggagcCTCTTGCAGTGCCTGGGGGAGCATCCTCTGGGAGAAAGAGCCTTTTCTTAATATCCAGCCTTAATGTCGGCTGTTCTGACACAGCTGCGGGTGctcccttgggtcctgtcactggtcactgAGGGCAGACGTCAGcacctgcccctctgcttccccatgtgaggaagctgcagagagtgTGAggtctctcctgcctctcctcctctgACCTCATTGCTTTAAGACTCCCCTGGCCTGGCTTGTTTTGACTTTTCTCTTAACAATTTCTCCCTCTAGCTGAATTGGGCGGCATTTGGTGTGATGACCCTGCCCTCCATCGGagtccctctgctgctctggtaCTCGAGCAAGAGGAAGTATGACACCCCCAAGAGCAAAAAGAACTGAGCAGAGTCCAATGctagcagcagcagcccagagctcGGGAAAGGACACCCCGGAACCCTCAAGAAGAGCATCTGGGTTGGGATGGCCCGTCCCCCGCGAGGTGCTGCCTGCATCGTGCTTCAGCCCTCTGGGCAAAGGAttcagtggctgcagcagcagatgtgagGTGTCCTCTGTGTTTGAATGGAgaaacaagcaaacagaaaaaagaacaacCAGAAGTCCCAAACTGCCTTGTCCAACCCCTTTGAAGGCAGAACGTCtctctcctctgcagctgcagcaatcCGAGCAGTGAAGCATGTTAGTGCCCAGAGGGGCCTGtctgtggggctctgctgcctccagcacccATTTGCCTGCTGCAGTTTTCTGCAGGGTGTCATATCTCAGGGTCCCCTCAAGGTGCTGCCTGCCCTTTGGGACAGATACTGCTCTGGTGACACCACAAACCTGATTTGATAGAGGatgtcacagctgctgctttttcctgttGATACTGTTCTGTGACCCACCAGCCTGCCCAGGTCCATGGTGGGCTTGTAAAGCCTTGAGGGTGAAGTGCAGGGAGGAGGATCAGGGTTAAGTTCTAGAAGAATCAGGTGCACAGGTTGGGAAACTCTCCCTGCACTGGGAGAGTTAACTACTCTGCTTAACTAcacccacccacagccccatccaCATGACAGGCTCCAGCTTTCAGTGGATCAGGACATGTTCTCTGCCATCAGGTCTTTTCCTGTGCCATTCTCTGACCCTCTGTCCCTTTGGATGACACTGAACCACCTGGGACACAAAATGGCCGTTGGTGGCTGAGGAGGGCTAAGGGCCCTGCTaagaggggacaggagcagcgccaccttcccGACCATCCCTGTG includes:
- the LOC132085089 gene encoding translocon-associated protein subunit beta-like, with product MKLPLLAVFALVSVAHCEDGARLLASKSLLNRYAVEGKDLTLQYNIYNVGSSFAFLPLQSPCKIPQLSSLSSTGDILSLKNQFFDLVKMEVAALDVELSDDSFPPEDCGIVSGMLKVKWDRIAPASNLSHTVVLRPLKAGYFNFTSATITYLAQEGAQVVVGFTSAPGQGGILA